A region from the Pseudomonas cucumis genome encodes:
- the xerC gene encoding tyrosine recombinase XerC, whose product MERQLDAYCEHLRSERQVSPHTLYAYRRDLDKVLGWCTKQNIDSWAALDIQRLRSLIARLHSQGQSSRSLARLLSAVRGLYHYLNREGLCDHDPANGLAPPKGERRLPKTLDTDRALQLLEGAVEDDFLARRDQAILELFYSSGLRLSELTGLNLDQLDLADGMVQVLGKGSKTRLLPVGKKAREALELWLPLRAMTNPADDAVFVSQQGRRLGPRAIQVRVKAAGERELGQNLHPHMLRHSFASHLLESSQDLRAVQELLGHSDIKTTQIYTHLDFQHLATVYDSAHPRAKRIKGDDS is encoded by the coding sequence ATGGAACGACAACTGGACGCTTACTGCGAACACCTGCGCAGTGAGCGGCAGGTGTCGCCGCACACGCTGTACGCCTACCGCCGCGACCTCGACAAAGTGCTGGGCTGGTGCACCAAACAGAACATCGACAGCTGGGCCGCGCTGGACATCCAGCGCCTGCGCAGCCTGATCGCTCGCCTGCATTCCCAAGGTCAATCGTCCCGCAGCCTGGCGCGGCTGCTCTCCGCAGTGCGCGGGCTCTATCACTATCTGAACCGCGAAGGCCTGTGCGATCACGACCCGGCCAATGGCCTGGCACCGCCCAAGGGCGAACGCCGCCTGCCGAAGACCCTCGACACCGACCGCGCGCTACAACTGCTGGAGGGCGCGGTTGAGGATGACTTTCTGGCGCGTCGGGATCAGGCGATTCTGGAGTTGTTCTATTCCTCCGGCCTGCGCCTTTCTGAATTGACGGGGCTCAATCTTGATCAGCTGGATCTGGCTGACGGTATGGTTCAGGTGCTGGGTAAGGGCAGTAAAACCCGCCTGTTGCCAGTGGGCAAAAAGGCTCGCGAAGCGCTGGAATTGTGGCTGCCGCTACGAGCCATGACCAACCCGGCGGACGACGCGGTGTTTGTCAGCCAGCAAGGCCGGCGTCTTGGCCCCCGGGCAATTCAGGTGCGGGTCAAGGCCGCTGGCGAACGCGAGCTGGGGCAGAACCTGCACCCACACATGTTGCGACACTCCTTCGCCAGCCATTTGCTGGAGTCCTCCCAGGACTTGCGGGCGGTACAGGAACTGCTCGGCCACTCGGACATCAAGACCACCCAGATCTATACCCACCTGGACTTCCAGCACCTGGCGACGGTCTACGACAGTGCCCATCCACGGGCCAAACGCATTAAAGGCGATGATTCATGA
- a CDS encoding HAD family hydrolase, with protein MTIQLITFDLDDTLWDTAPVIASAEAILREWLTEHTPNLGAVPVEHLWSIRERVLSNEPSLKHRISALRRRVLFHALEEAGYGHTDASNLADQGFEVFLHARHQLEIFPEVQPTLEILANHYALGVVTNGNADVRRLGLADYFKFALCAEDIGIAKPDARLFHEALQRGGATAETAVHIGDHPGDDIAGAQQAGLRAIWFNPAGKVWEAEKAPDAEIRSLNELPGLLARWNSVS; from the coding sequence ATGACCATCCAATTGATCACTTTCGACCTCGACGACACCCTGTGGGACACCGCCCCAGTGATTGCCAGCGCCGAAGCCATATTGCGTGAATGGCTGACCGAGCACACGCCGAACCTGGGCGCGGTGCCGGTGGAACACCTGTGGTCGATTCGCGAACGAGTGCTGAGCAACGAACCGAGCCTCAAGCACCGCATCAGTGCCTTACGTCGGCGGGTGTTGTTCCATGCGCTGGAAGAAGCCGGTTACGGGCATACCGACGCATCTAACCTGGCCGATCAGGGTTTCGAAGTGTTTCTGCATGCGCGGCATCAGCTGGAGATCTTCCCGGAGGTGCAACCGACCCTGGAAATTCTGGCCAATCACTATGCGCTTGGCGTGGTTACCAACGGCAACGCCGATGTGCGCCGACTGGGGTTGGCGGACTACTTCAAGTTTGCCCTGTGCGCCGAAGACATCGGCATCGCCAAACCGGATGCGCGACTGTTTCATGAAGCACTGCAGCGGGGCGGCGCGACCGCCGAAACAGCGGTGCATATCGGCGACCATCCTGGCGATGACATTGCCGGCGCCCAGCAGGCGGGGTTGCGGGCAATCTGGTTTAACCCGGCGGGCAAAGTGTGGGAAGCGGAGAAGGCGCCGGATGCCGAGATTCGTAGCCTGAACGAATTGCCGGGGTTGTTGGCGCGGTGGAATTCGGTTTCGTAG
- the sutA gene encoding transcriptional regulator SutA has product MSDDDLENDDLEVGDDETEEGLEAAAEDVAEDDGGDVPVPTAKGKAKAAVSVDELPSVEAKNKERDALAKAMEEFLARGGKVQEVEANVVADPPKKPDNKYGSRPI; this is encoded by the coding sequence ATGAGCGACGATGATCTGGAAAACGACGACCTCGAAGTAGGCGACGACGAAACCGAAGAAGGCCTTGAAGCGGCGGCAGAAGACGTCGCTGAAGACGACGGTGGTGATGTGCCCGTTCCGACTGCCAAAGGCAAGGCCAAGGCTGCGGTATCGGTCGATGAGCTGCCGAGCGTCGAAGCCAAGAACAAGGAACGCGATGCCCTGGCCAAGGCCATGGAAGAGTTTCTGGCACGGGGCGGCAAGGTGCAGGAAGTGGAGGCCAATGTGGTCGCCGATCCTCCCAAGAAGCCTGATAACAAGTACGGCAGCCGGCCTATCTAA
- a CDS encoding secondary thiamine-phosphate synthase enzyme YjbQ, which translates to MWQQTLITLRARPRGFHLVTDELLAGLPELKAYRVGLLHLWLQHTSASLTINENADPAVRRDFERFFNRLIPQGTDGYEHNDEGLDDLPAHFKASVLGCQLSLPISAGRLALGTWQGVYLGEHRDHGGARKVLATVHGEGA; encoded by the coding sequence ATGTGGCAACAGACTCTGATCACCTTGCGAGCACGGCCCCGAGGCTTTCATCTGGTAACGGACGAATTACTCGCCGGCTTGCCTGAACTCAAGGCGTATCGAGTCGGTCTGTTGCATTTGTGGTTACAGCATACCTCGGCGTCGTTGACCATCAACGAGAACGCCGATCCGGCGGTACGTCGCGACTTCGAACGATTTTTCAATCGTCTGATCCCACAAGGAACAGACGGCTATGAGCATAACGACGAAGGCCTGGACGACCTCCCGGCGCACTTCAAGGCCAGCGTACTTGGCTGTCAGCTCAGTTTGCCGATCTCGGCGGGCCGACTGGCGTTGGGGACCTGGCAAGGTGTTTATCTGGGCGAGCACCGTGATCATGGCGGTGCCCGTAAAGTCCTCGCCACCGTGCACGGTGAAGGGGCATAA
- a CDS encoding ammonium transporter, translating to MTLRKIAGLGALLSLVMPGLAMAADEVAAPVLNSGDTAWMMTSTALVLFMTIPGLALFYGGMVRSKNILSVMMQCFAITGLISILWVIYGYSIAFDTTGMEQGVVNFNSFFGGMGKAFLAGVTPSSLTGPAALFPEAVFITFQMTFAIITPALIVGAFAERMKFSAMLVFMGIWFTLVYAPIAHMVWSGNGGLMWDWGVLDFAGGTVVHINAGVAGLIACLVLGKRKGFPTTPMAPHNLGYTLMGAAMLWIGWFGFNAGSAAAANGTAGMAMLVTQIATAAAALGWMFAEWITHGKPSALGIASGVVAGLVAITPAAGTVGPMGALVIGLAAGVVCFFCATTLKRKLGYDDSLDAFGVHGIGGILGAILTGVFAAPALGGFGTVTDIGAQVWIQCKGVGFTVIYTAIVTFIILKVLDVVMGLRVTEEEEAVGIDLALHNERGYNL from the coding sequence ATGACTCTGCGTAAAATCGCAGGGCTAGGAGCCCTGTTGTCCCTCGTAATGCCCGGCCTGGCCATGGCGGCAGACGAGGTGGCGGCCCCAGTCCTCAATTCCGGCGATACCGCCTGGATGATGACCTCGACAGCCCTTGTGCTGTTCATGACCATTCCCGGCCTCGCGCTGTTCTACGGCGGCATGGTTCGCTCGAAAAACATTCTTTCCGTGATGATGCAGTGCTTCGCCATTACCGGTCTGATCAGCATTCTGTGGGTCATTTATGGCTACAGCATTGCGTTCGACACCACCGGCATGGAGCAGGGCGTCGTCAACTTCAACTCGTTCTTCGGCGGCATGGGCAAGGCGTTCCTCGCCGGTGTCACGCCTTCGAGCCTGACCGGTCCCGCGGCGCTGTTCCCCGAGGCGGTCTTCATCACCTTCCAGATGACTTTCGCCATCATTACCCCAGCGTTGATCGTCGGTGCTTTCGCCGAGCGGATGAAGTTCTCCGCCATGCTGGTCTTCATGGGCATCTGGTTCACTCTGGTTTACGCACCGATCGCGCACATGGTCTGGTCCGGTAACGGCGGCCTGATGTGGGACTGGGGCGTGCTCGACTTCGCCGGCGGCACCGTGGTGCACATCAACGCTGGTGTGGCCGGTCTGATTGCCTGCCTGGTATTGGGCAAGCGTAAAGGCTTCCCGACCACCCCGATGGCCCCGCATAACCTTGGCTACACCCTGATGGGCGCCGCGATGCTGTGGATCGGCTGGTTCGGCTTCAACGCCGGTTCCGCTGCTGCCGCCAACGGCACTGCCGGCATGGCGATGCTGGTCACCCAGATCGCTACCGCTGCTGCGGCGCTGGGCTGGATGTTTGCCGAGTGGATTACTCACGGCAAGCCAAGCGCACTGGGTATCGCTTCGGGTGTTGTGGCCGGTCTGGTTGCAATCACTCCGGCGGCAGGCACCGTGGGCCCGATGGGCGCCTTGGTGATCGGTCTGGCGGCGGGTGTGGTGTGCTTCTTCTGCGCCACTACCCTTAAACGTAAACTCGGTTATGACGACTCCCTGGACGCCTTCGGCGTGCACGGTATCGGCGGTATCCTCGGCGCGATCCTGACCGGTGTGTTCGCGGCACCGGCCCTCGGTGGCTTCGGCACCGTCACCGACATCGGTGCACAAGTCTGGATTCAGTGCAAAGGCGTGGGCTTCACGGTGATCTACACCGCGATCGTCACCTTCATCATCCTCAAGGTCCTGGATGTCGTGATGGGGCTGCGTGTTACCGAGGAAGAAGAAGCTGTCGGCATCGATCTGGCGCTTCACAACGAACGCGGCTACAACTTGTAA
- the glnK gene encoding P-II family nitrogen regulator translates to MKLVTAIIKPFKLDDVRESLSEIGVQGITVTEVKGFGRQKGHTELYRGAEYVVDFLPKVKIDVAIDDKDLDRVIEAITKAANTGKIGDGKIFVVNLEQAIRIRTGETDTDAI, encoded by the coding sequence ATGAAGCTAGTCACTGCCATCATCAAGCCGTTCAAACTGGACGACGTGCGCGAGTCGCTGTCCGAGATCGGCGTGCAGGGCATTACCGTTACTGAGGTCAAAGGCTTCGGTCGGCAGAAGGGTCACACCGAGCTGTATCGCGGCGCGGAGTACGTGGTCGATTTTCTGCCCAAGGTGAAGATCGATGTCGCCATTGACGACAAGGATCTGGACCGGGTTATCGAGGCGATAACCAAGGCCGCCAACACCGGCAAGATCGGTGACGGCAAGATCTTCGTGGTCAATCTGGAACAGGCGATTCGCATCCGTACCGGCGAAACCGATACCGACGCAATCTAA
- a CDS encoding accessory factor UbiK family protein: protein MLAPKDFLDALSGTASRLFSGDTPLPKSEIESQFKALLQSGFSKLDLVSREEFDSQMVVLARTRARLEGLEAKVAELEAKLNPPTE, encoded by the coding sequence ATGCTCGCGCCCAAAGACTTCCTCGACGCCCTGAGCGGCACCGCCTCCCGCCTCTTCAGCGGCGACACCCCGCTGCCAAAAAGCGAAATCGAAAGCCAGTTCAAGGCTCTGTTGCAGAGCGGCTTCAGCAAGCTGGACCTGGTGAGCCGGGAAGAGTTTGATAGCCAAATGGTTGTGCTGGCGCGGACCCGGGCACGCCTGGAGGGTCTTGAGGCGAAAGTGGCGGAGCTGGAAGCGAAGCTCAATCCACCGACCGAGTAA
- a CDS encoding BRO-N domain-containing protein, translating into MDENYLTPHIFTRHKLHLHALLLGNQPWFSARDLGRLLRLFLDERAVRKLDPDQHQTLQMLIHGTVENTLLISESGVYALLVYHYCPEYRGLREWLTHDVVPALRDAQQPTSTERPILSLLNWPEMSLSLLHWNNQPWIRLQDVPQILPDREQPQHSVNAPWWKRASRILQAF; encoded by the coding sequence ATGGACGAAAACTATCTGACACCACACATATTCACCCGCCACAAACTCCACCTCCACGCCCTCCTCCTCGGAAACCAACCCTGGTTCAGCGCCCGAGACCTCGGCCGACTCCTGCGCCTCTTCCTCGACGAACGCGCCGTCCGCAAACTCGACCCCGACCAACACCAAACCCTACAGATGCTCATCCATGGCACCGTCGAAAACACCCTGCTCATCAGCGAATCCGGTGTCTACGCATTACTGGTCTACCACTACTGCCCCGAATACCGAGGCCTGCGCGAATGGCTGACCCACGACGTGGTGCCGGCGCTCAGAGACGCCCAACAACCCACCTCAACAGAGCGCCCGATCCTGAGCCTGCTGAATTGGCCGGAAATGTCGTTGAGTTTGCTGCACTGGAATAACCAGCCGTGGATTCGATTGCAGGATGTTCCGCAGATCCTGCCAGATCGAGAACAGCCACAGCATTCGGTCAATGCGCCGTGGTGGAAACGTGCGTCGCGAATACTTCAGGCATTCTGA
- a CDS encoding HigA family addiction module antitoxin has protein sequence MTKNGMRPVHPGEILKEEYLEPLSLTAAALARALSVSTPTVNDIVLQRRGVSADMALRLSICLDTTPEFWLNLQSTYDLRKAEIERGAAIRDQVERLPHCA, from the coding sequence ATGACTAAGAATGGTATGCGCCCGGTTCATCCTGGCGAGATCCTCAAAGAGGAATACCTGGAGCCTCTGAGCCTTACGGCTGCGGCCTTGGCCAGAGCGTTGAGCGTTTCGACGCCTACGGTGAACGACATCGTGCTTCAGCGTCGAGGTGTCAGTGCCGATATGGCTCTAAGGCTATCTATCTGCCTGGACACGACTCCCGAGTTTTGGCTGAACCTGCAATCGACATACGATTTGCGAAAAGCCGAGATCGAACGAGGGGCTGCGATCCGGGATCAGGTTGAGCGTCTTCCGCACTGTGCTTGA
- a CDS encoding type II toxin-antitoxin system RelE/ParE family toxin, with the protein MIVSFKCSETEYLFRNGKTRMWSAILSVVERKLTMLDAAAVLMDLRSPPGNRLEALEGDRKGQHSIRINAQWRICFVWGLNGPENVEIVDYH; encoded by the coding sequence ATGATCGTTAGCTTTAAGTGTTCTGAGACCGAGTACCTGTTTCGCAACGGAAAGACCCGTATGTGGTCAGCCATTCTGAGTGTCGTGGAACGAAAGCTGACGATGCTTGATGCTGCTGCCGTGCTGATGGACCTTCGATCACCACCAGGCAATCGATTGGAGGCGCTGGAAGGAGATCGAAAAGGTCAGCACAGCATCCGCATCAACGCTCAATGGCGAATTTGCTTTGTTTGGGGTCTTAACGGGCCAGAGAATGTCGAAATCGTCGATTATCACTGA